In one window of Helianthus annuus cultivar XRQ/B chromosome 17, HanXRQr2.0-SUNRISE, whole genome shotgun sequence DNA:
- the LOC110921293 gene encoding transcription factor bHLH157 translates to MAATHKDSVVKIMIKNLCSSFGWSYGVFWSFDHPNSILSTMQDAYFEDEFQGLIDDLLLQSPMLGGGLIGQAAFTKKHLWMNSEDNYIGESSSGSIWDMFQDNSKFCGQFSSGIKTIAAIPVEPQGVLQFGSTNKIPENTDFINQTKTMFNEIVNGNLPTISSSSPNGMFASLIPSQDSYFGSMFVDNNQSTTELQPSIGSGLTSFKEPLQDMFDFDSPTDFGIMDEFFQTGDFNISQWYPQSPMQSNVTLNDQLSSQSTGFLPVSFDEKVKPLTISGIDVDLFGNTGDLGDIVTPVMNDNRLRSDSFNLANLASLARLPESKSTQSIENDWADLPPKKGLFSNLGIKELFEGISGTSTSCVEDQVSSGSKRRKTDNPIWETGPLQPAVYNKNLGQKSEPVFKSEPWLGDGYSMDGSSTLSQAKKQVEPTKPTKKKAKPGTRPRPKDRQMILDRMAELRELIPNGEKMSIDCLLDRTIKHMLFLQSVTKHADRIKQVDEPKYNGVIQNNHSNDPNNSGVTWACEVGNQTMSCPLIVEDLSTTGQMLIEMICEQHGFFLEIVDVIRGFGLTILKGVMESREEKIWARFIVEAEAKRHVTRHELFAALVQLLQTMGSNDNHLEKKIMQTGNSLVNDFHHSGIQLPVSFADTGYGMNL, encoded by the exons ATGGCTGCAACCCACAAAGATTCAGTTGTTAAGATTATGATCAAGAATCTTTGTTCCTCTTTTGGATGGTCTTATGGTGTTTTCTGGAGCTTTGACCACCCAAATTCCAT ATTGTCAACTATGCAAGATGCTTACTTTGAAGATGAATTTCAAGGTTTGATTGATGATTTGCTTCTACAATCTCCCATGCTTGGAGGAGG gttAATTGGACAGGCTGCTTTCACTAAGAAACACCTGTGGATGAACTCAGAAGATAATTACATAGGAGAAAGCTCTTCAGGTTCAATTTGGGATATGTTTCAG gatAATTCCAAATTTTGTGGGCAATTTTCTTCGGGTATAAAG ACAATTGCAGCTATCCCTGTGGAACCACaaggggtgttacagtttgggtCTACTAATAAG ATTCCGGAGAACAcagattttataaatcaaacgaaAACAATGTTTAACGAAATTGTTAACGGAAATTTACCAACAATTTCATCTTCGTCGCCAAACGGAATGTTTGCGTCCTTGATACCGTCACAAGATTCCTATTTTGGATCCATGTTTGTTGATAATAACCAGTCAACTACAGAATTACAACCAAGCATCGGTTCGGGTTTGACTTCCTTTAAAGAACCACTTCAAGACATGTTTGACTTTGACTCACCGACCGATTTTGGAATCATGGATGAGTTCTTCCAAACAGGAGATTTCAATATTTCTCAGTGGTACCCTCAGTCCCCTATGCAAAGCAATGTCACACTCAATGATCAGTTGTCATCGCAATCCACTGGATTTCTTCCAGTCAGTTTCGACGAAAAAGTCAAACCTTTGACTATTTCCGGTATAGACGTTGACCTGTTTGGAAACACCGGAGATCTCGGAGACATTGTAACGCCCGTCATGAATGATAATCGTTTACGTTCCGATTCATTCAATTTAGCGAATTTAGCGAGTTTAGCGAGACTCCCTGAGTCAAAGTCAACTCAAAGTATCGAAAATGACTGGGCTGACCTTCCTCCAAAGAAAGGATTGTTCTCTAACCTCGGGATAAAGGAGCTCTTTGAGGGTATTTCGGGTACTTCCACCTCTTGCGTTGAGGATCAAGTGTCGTCTGGTTCGAAAAGAAGAAAAACGGATAATCCCATATGGGAAACGGGTCCGTTACAGCCCGCTGTGTATAATAAGAATCTTGGGCAGAAAAGCGAGCCTGTTTTTAAATCGGAGCCATGGTTAGGTGATGGTTATAGCATGGATGGTTCAAGCACGCTATCGCAAGCTAAGAAGCAAGTCGAGCCCACAAAGCCCACTAAGAAAAAAGCTAAACCGGGGACTCGGCCCAGGCCCAAAGACCGCCAAATGATATTGGACCGTATGGCTGAGTTAAGAGAACTCATTCCGAACGGTGAAAAG ATGAGCATTGATTGTTTGTTGGATCGAACGATTAAACACATGCTTTTCTTGCAAAGTGTAACGAAACATGCTGACAGAATCAAACAAGTCGATGAGCCGAAG TATAATGGCGTCATTCAGAATAACCATTCAAATGATCCGAACAACAGCGGTGTGACATGGGCATGTGAGGTCGGAAATCAAACGATGAGTTGTCCGCTAATAGTAGAGGATCTTAGTACCACGGGACAAATGCTCATAGag ATGATTTGCGAACAACATGGATTTTTTCTCGAAATAGTGGACGTAATCCGCGGTTTCGGTTTGACCATTTTGAAAGGCGTCATGGAATCCCGAGAGGAAAAGATATGGGCGCGTTTTATAGTTGAAGCCGAGGCAAAAAGGCATGTAACGAGGCATGAGTTATTTGCCGCACTTGTTCAACTTCTACAAACAATGGGGTCTAACGATAACCATCTTGAAAAAAAGATTATGCAAACAGGGAACTCTCTAGTAAACGATTTCCATCATTCCGGGATACAACTTCCTGTAAGCTTTGCCGACACAGGGTATGGCATGAACTTATAA